Genomic DNA from Thermosipho ferrireducens:
AATTAATTTGTCATATTTTCCTATTAAAATTTCCTCACTAACGTACTTAACTTTTTTTAATTTTTTAAAATCATAACCTTGACCTTTTACAAACCTATAACCCAGAGGTTTTGGATAAAAATACTTACCGTCTATATAATAAAAAGCAGAAGATAACGAAAAAACTTCAGGGTTTTTCAATAATTTATTTACAAATTTCTCAGTTTTTTCCTTACCATATAACAAATTATATGCATTAGTTATTCCAGAAAACAAAGTATCTGAATGAATAATAGAATCTGTTAAATTGTAAACTCCCTCTTTAATCCCTATATGAAAAGGAGATTTAAATTTTAATTTCACCCTATAACTTTTCATATTATCATTCCCCACTTAATAATTTATTTTCTAATTCCTCCCAATTAACCTCTTCAAGATTAACTTCCACACATTTTTCACCAATTTTTGGATTTTCATAAAAGTTTTTATTCCTGAACTTTATCTTTACATCTTTAAACTTTATCTTTCCATATCCCCTTGAACCACTACCACCTAAATAATCATCCTCAAGTAGCATCATTGCCCTTAAAAACTCTTTTAAATATTTAATTCCATCCCCTTCATATACATTAATCACAAATTCAGATGAAAATCTTGCACCAGCTGGAACTCTTTCGGTTTTCCTTGGATGTGCAATTGCTGTAATTCTATCCAGATTATTTTCATTTTTAACTTCTGTATATTTAGTTTCCAAATACTCCATCATTTCAGGTGTAATACTATCTTCAATTAGCAAAGAATCCCTTACAATTAATCTTGTTGGCATTAAGTTTTTAAATTCTTCTTCTTTTTTTTCTTTGTCA
This window encodes:
- the csm3 gene encoding type III-A CRISPR-associated RAMP protein Csm3, with the translated sequence MKEIKFVGKFIIESEIELETGLHIGTEENNMEIGGIDNPVIKDSLGRPYIPGSSLKGKLRTLMEYYHEKIKPDLLVYTVKKDSESQSIKIHMCDEEDCPVCNLFGRNHGKHKFVSDKEKKEEEFKNLMPTRLIVRDSLLIEDSITPEMMEYLETKYTEVKNENNLDRITAIAHPRKTERVPAGARFSSEFVINVYEGDGIKYLKEFLRAMMLLEDDYLGGSGSRGYGKIKFKDVKIKFRNKNFYENPKIGEKCVEVNLEEVNWEELENKLLSGE